A window from Exiguobacterium marinum DSM 16307 encodes these proteins:
- the rpsD gene encoding 30S ribosomal protein S4, whose amino-acid sequence MARYTGPAWKLSRRLGISLSETGKELVKRPYAPGQHGNGRKKISEYGLQLQAKQALRHMYGVNEKQFNRIFNDAGKMPGIHGENFMFLLESRLDNLVYRFGLARTRRGARQLVNHGHITVDGSRVDIASYRVKPGQVIAVREKSKNVKAIAEALEVAPATKDFVSFDAEKLEGTFVRLPERAELNDQIKEQLIVEYYSR is encoded by the coding sequence ATGGCTCGTTACACAGGTCCAGCTTGGAAACTCTCGCGTCGCTTAGGCATCTCGCTTAGCGAAACGGGTAAAGAATTAGTAAAACGTCCTTACGCACCAGGTCAACACGGAAATGGTCGTAAGAAAATCTCAGAATACGGTCTTCAACTTCAAGCGAAGCAAGCACTTCGTCACATGTACGGAGTGAACGAGAAGCAATTCAACCGCATCTTCAACGATGCTGGTAAAATGCCAGGCATCCACGGTGAGAACTTCATGTTCTTGCTCGAATCACGCCTTGACAACCTCGTTTACCGTTTCGGTCTCGCTCGCACACGTCGTGGAGCACGCCAACTCGTCAACCACGGTCACATCACAGTTGACGGATCACGCGTAGACATCGCGTCTTACCGCGTAAAACCTGGTCAAGTTATTGCAGTTCGCGAAAAATCGAAAAACGTTAAAGCAATCGCTGAAGCTCTTGAAGTAGCACCAGCTACAAAAGACTTCGTATCGTTTGACGCTGAGAAACTCGAAGGTACATTCGTACGTCTCCCAGAACGCGCTGAACTTAACGACCAAATCAAAGAGCAACTCATCGTCGAGTACTACTCACGTTAA
- a CDS encoding GAF domain-containing protein: protein MFQTTSYSGDLAAGYELLNKQLAALLEGETNEVANLANASALLNQFLDRINWVGFYVTNSEDSLILGPFQGLPACVHIAFGKGVCGTAASTQKTQLVADVHQFPGHIACDAASNSEIVVPLVRDGKTIGVLDIDSPEFNRFSEVDRQGLEHFCETLLHYI from the coding sequence ATGTTCCAAACGACATCGTATTCAGGTGATTTAGCTGCAGGTTATGAACTATTAAATAAGCAACTCGCTGCACTATTAGAAGGTGAGACAAATGAAGTGGCTAACCTAGCTAATGCGAGTGCTTTACTGAATCAATTTTTAGATCGCATCAACTGGGTTGGATTTTATGTGACAAATTCTGAGGATAGTCTCATCTTAGGTCCTTTCCAAGGGCTACCGGCCTGTGTGCACATCGCATTTGGAAAAGGCGTTTGTGGAACGGCAGCGTCTACACAAAAAACTCAGCTTGTGGCCGATGTCCATCAATTCCCGGGACATATCGCTTGTGATGCAGCTTCAAACTCGGAAATCGTTGTCCCTCTCGTGCGCGACGGTAAAACAATCGGCGTCCTCGATATCGACAGCCCTGAATTTAATCGATTCTCCGAAGTCGATCGTCAAGGACTCGAACATTTTTGTGAGACATTACTTCACTATATTTGA
- the ezrA gene encoding septation ring formation regulator EzrA: MDYGIYGLIIGIIVVVLGGMLGSMLIRRNFYQKIDDLDMRKQSVLSASVPVELQKFKQWPMEGETKEKFDRWHQSWDELVSVHTGQIDEALYGAEEDLDKYRFMKVKTDLNATEQLIEELEAMVHAMLDEMDEFTTHHTSLMDIVKQDEKELYQFRKTLNSQNHAFGPTYDLVEQEIATAEAKRSEMINLKQVGQVSEAFETGQALSDKVGHIRELIRIIPQFVRTVQVELKQQLQQLRAGHKEMQMDGYALEPLGLMDEIDQAEERREELMTRIERLEFDHFEEDMQQLSSDIDQLFEAFRTEVDARQYVKKEFAAIQERERQSTEIMNNLQTEMSRLVSNYEINARVGEEFEQLERELTELTANVLDIEQALVAQMLPFSMIKSKVQEAKRSLDQFNAMHERFIEDTNSLRKEELEVRHKLETWKKELSGHRRLLAKSAMPVVPSDLSNDLRQLQKGVQSLDEQFDKAPFNMTYIVGLSHDVEEMMDHFRDRVHALIRQVTYAEQLLQYANRFRRRDNEVHIALTLAENKFLHGEYGTAVEIGERVLGRFEENGAHEIRQRVDKGLEQQELLKK; this comes from the coding sequence ATGGATTACGGAATTTATGGATTGATCATTGGAATCATCGTCGTCGTATTAGGCGGTATGTTGGGCAGTATGCTCATTCGAAGGAACTTTTATCAAAAAATTGATGACTTGGATATGAGGAAACAAAGTGTGCTCAGTGCGAGCGTACCTGTTGAACTCCAAAAGTTCAAACAATGGCCGATGGAAGGGGAAACAAAGGAAAAGTTTGATCGTTGGCATCAGTCTTGGGATGAGCTGGTCAGTGTGCATACAGGTCAAATTGATGAAGCGTTATATGGAGCTGAAGAAGATCTTGATAAATATCGCTTTATGAAAGTGAAGACCGACTTAAATGCAACAGAGCAACTCATCGAAGAACTCGAGGCGATGGTACACGCCATGCTCGATGAGATGGATGAGTTTACAACACACCACACGTCGCTAATGGATATTGTGAAGCAAGATGAGAAAGAACTGTATCAGTTCCGCAAAACATTGAACTCTCAAAACCATGCATTCGGACCGACCTATGATCTTGTCGAACAAGAGATTGCAACCGCTGAGGCGAAGCGAAGTGAGATGATCAACTTAAAGCAAGTCGGTCAAGTATCTGAAGCATTTGAAACCGGACAAGCACTTTCGGACAAAGTCGGACATATCCGTGAGTTGATTCGAATCATTCCTCAATTTGTACGAACGGTTCAAGTTGAGTTAAAACAACAACTCCAACAGTTGCGGGCTGGACATAAAGAAATGCAAATGGACGGATATGCGCTCGAACCGCTCGGACTGATGGATGAAATCGACCAAGCGGAAGAACGTCGTGAGGAACTGATGACTCGAATCGAGCGATTGGAATTCGATCATTTCGAAGAGGACATGCAACAATTGAGTTCGGATATCGACCAACTATTTGAAGCATTCCGAACGGAAGTCGATGCTCGTCAATACGTGAAAAAAGAATTTGCAGCGATTCAGGAACGAGAACGTCAATCCACTGAAATCATGAACAACCTACAAACTGAAATGTCTCGACTCGTCAGTAATTATGAAATCAATGCCCGCGTCGGTGAAGAGTTTGAACAACTAGAACGTGAACTGACGGAGCTTACGGCCAACGTCCTTGACATCGAACAAGCTCTTGTCGCTCAAATGTTGCCGTTTAGCATGATTAAATCTAAAGTGCAGGAAGCGAAACGATCACTCGACCAATTCAATGCGATGCACGAACGGTTCATTGAAGACACGAATTCATTAAGAAAAGAAGAACTTGAAGTACGACACAAGTTAGAGACGTGGAAGAAAGAATTGTCTGGCCACCGACGACTTTTGGCAAAAAGTGCGATGCCGGTTGTACCGAGCGACTTGTCGAACGACTTACGTCAACTTCAAAAAGGTGTCCAGTCGTTAGATGAACAGTTCGATAAGGCGCCGTTCAATATGACATACATCGTAGGGCTCAGCCATGACGTGGAAGAAATGATGGACCATTTCCGTGACCGTGTACATGCCCTCATTCGTCAAGTGACGTATGCCGAACAGTTATTACAGTATGCGAACCGTTTCCGTCGTCGTGACAACGAAGTGCACATTGCTCTGACGCTTGCAGAAAATAAATTTTTGCATGGTGAGTACGGTACTGCCGTTGAAATCGGTGAGCGGGTGCTTGGGCGATTTGAAGAAAACGGGGCGCATGAAATTCGTCAACGTGTGGATAAAGGGTTAGAGCAACAAGAGTTACTAAAAAAATAA
- a CDS encoding amidohydrolase → MGTLWVNGNIYTLNKPGEMMRAMFVEHGRVLKMGEEGHLRRTYAGRIEEIVNLEGKSVYPAFTDSHIHLVGYGEALERVDASEATNLRELLETMKQQGSGDEWIVAEGFDDRLLGEMPTREMIDEVIGDRPVVLKRVCRHVAVVNSKGLERLGLIHHTVIEGGKLGRDEEGKLNGVLYDAALDLLYKELSGNRKKNATSLRRAIDSLFSHGIVGAHTEDLFYHGDPLETIQAYEDVLEDLPFQAHLLVHEQVVDRIIQQDAMTKRKRFDFGAMKLFVDGSFGGRTALLSVPYADDQSQRGIEVHRPDHLEALVKKARTYGMNVAAHVIGDAAVEQFVGLLEKYPAKKGTRDRIIHASLLNDSLINRIKSLPVLIDAQPVFLSDDLDMLFERLGNERVHDVYRFKSLLDTGALLLGGSDAPISSVDVRKGLFGAVTRQSFKGSSTLNPNERLSMYEALRSFTYSPHVATGTHGRNGLLIQSYNANFTVWDEDFFKLSGEDILHNRLVMTVVEGKPVYEAEVITS, encoded by the coding sequence ATGGGTACGTTATGGGTCAATGGGAACATCTATACGTTAAATAAACCAGGTGAGATGATGCGAGCCATGTTTGTAGAGCATGGTCGGGTCTTAAAAATGGGAGAAGAAGGGCATCTCCGTCGTACATACGCCGGTCGGATTGAAGAGATTGTGAACTTGGAAGGGAAAAGTGTATATCCAGCCTTCACTGACTCACATATCCATCTCGTCGGCTACGGAGAAGCGTTAGAACGTGTCGATGCAAGCGAAGCGACCAACCTTCGAGAATTACTTGAGACGATGAAACAACAAGGGTCTGGGGACGAATGGATTGTAGCCGAAGGGTTTGATGATCGTTTGCTTGGCGAAATGCCGACAAGGGAGATGATTGATGAAGTGATTGGTGATCGTCCTGTCGTCTTGAAGCGTGTCTGTCGTCATGTGGCGGTTGTGAACTCGAAAGGACTTGAACGCCTCGGTTTGATTCATCATACGGTCATCGAAGGTGGGAAACTCGGCCGAGACGAGGAAGGAAAGTTGAACGGCGTCTTATATGATGCTGCCTTAGACCTTCTTTATAAAGAACTGAGTGGGAATCGAAAGAAAAATGCTACCTCGCTCCGTCGCGCAATCGATTCATTATTCTCGCATGGCATCGTGGGTGCTCACACCGAAGACTTATTTTATCATGGAGACCCACTTGAGACGATTCAAGCGTACGAGGATGTTTTAGAAGACCTCCCGTTTCAGGCGCATCTTCTCGTTCATGAGCAGGTGGTGGACCGTATTATTCAACAGGATGCGATGACAAAGCGAAAACGGTTTGATTTTGGGGCGATGAAGTTGTTTGTGGACGGTTCGTTCGGTGGACGCACCGCTCTTTTATCCGTTCCTTATGCGGATGATCAAAGTCAGCGCGGAATCGAAGTGCATCGACCGGACCATCTCGAAGCGCTCGTGAAAAAAGCGCGGACGTACGGAATGAATGTGGCGGCACATGTGATCGGGGATGCGGCGGTCGAACAGTTTGTCGGTTTACTCGAAAAATATCCTGCTAAAAAAGGAACGAGAGATCGAATTATTCACGCTTCGCTATTAAATGATTCACTCATCAACCGCATCAAATCGCTACCCGTGTTGATTGACGCACAACCTGTATTTTTATCGGATGATTTAGATATGTTATTCGAACGGTTAGGGAATGAACGCGTTCATGATGTGTATCGGTTCAAATCATTACTAGATACGGGGGCCCTCTTATTAGGAGGAAGTGATGCTCCGATTTCATCCGTCGATGTTCGAAAGGGGTTGTTCGGTGCAGTGACGAGACAGTCGTTCAAAGGGTCGAGCACGCTAAATCCAAACGAACGCCTATCGATGTATGAAGCACTCCGTAGCTTCACTTATTCACCTCATGTTGCAACCGGTACACATGGTAGGAATGGGCTGTTGATTCAAAGTTACAATGCCAATTTCACAGTATGGGATGAGGATTTCTTTAAATTAAGCGGAGAAGACATTCTTCATAATCGTCTCGTCATGACGGTCGTCGAAGGAAAACCGGTATACGAGGCAGAAGTCATCACATCGTAA
- a CDS encoding NAD kinase — protein sequence MTQMRNNVYLYHRNVNEFTKEVKKLKEIGEKHGFNIVNQPEDANIIAAVGGDGAFLQAVRYTGFRQDAIYVGFGRGLNEFYCDFDIHKLDEVDRLFSDNSTRIEEGIEVRKYPLLSSSINESTPLLCLNEASIKSSIIKSLAIEVYIDDLHFETFRGDGMVVSTPTGSTAYNKSLSGAVVDPLIPCMQVSEIASVNNNRYRTLGSSFIVHDSRKLSLRIVEDGNDYPIIGMDNEALSLKYTDRIDIELSDQVIKTVKLRTNSFWHKVQRSFF from the coding sequence ATGACTCAGATGAGAAACAACGTCTATTTGTACCATCGTAACGTCAACGAATTCACTAAAGAAGTGAAAAAGTTAAAAGAAATTGGGGAAAAACACGGATTTAACATCGTGAATCAACCTGAGGACGCGAACATTATCGCAGCAGTCGGCGGGGACGGCGCATTCTTGCAGGCTGTTCGTTACACCGGTTTCCGTCAAGATGCCATTTATGTCGGATTCGGACGCGGATTGAACGAGTTTTATTGTGATTTTGATATACATAAACTCGATGAAGTTGACCGACTCTTCTCAGACAACTCGACACGGATCGAAGAAGGCATCGAAGTACGGAAGTATCCGCTTCTCTCTTCATCAATCAACGAATCGACACCGCTTCTCTGTTTAAATGAAGCTTCGATTAAATCTAGTATCATCAAATCACTCGCCATCGAGGTATATATCGACGACTTACATTTCGAAACATTCCGTGGGGACGGAATGGTGGTCTCGACTCCGACCGGTTCGACTGCCTATAACAAATCCTTGAGCGGTGCGGTCGTCGATCCACTCATCCCTTGCATGCAAGTGAGCGAAATCGCATCGGTCAACAATAATCGGTACCGTACGCTTGGCTCTTCTTTCATCGTCCACGACTCACGTAAGCTATCGCTTCGTATCGTCGAAGACGGAAATGACTATCCGATCATCGGTATGGATAACGAGGCACTTAGTTTAAAATATACAGACCGAATTGATATCGAGCTTTCAGACCAAGTCATCAAGACCGTCAAACTCCGGACCAACTCGTTTTGGCACAAAGTACAACGTTCATTCTTCTAA
- the tpx gene encoding thiol peroxidase — protein MPTFKGNNVTLQGNPVKVGDEAPDFRVLTTALEEVTLASYPGKKLISVIPSIDTGVCDAQTREFNEKASSLGGTVLTVSNDLPFAQRRWCSASGLDNVVTLSDHRDLSFAKAYGVLIEEMRLLARSVFVVDSNGTVKYVQYMDEMTDEVDFEAALQAFEQAN, from the coding sequence ATGCCAACATTTAAAGGGAACAACGTGACATTACAAGGGAATCCAGTGAAAGTGGGAGACGAAGCTCCTGATTTCCGTGTTTTAACGACCGCTTTAGAAGAAGTGACATTAGCAAGTTACCCGGGTAAAAAACTGATCAGCGTCATTCCTTCGATTGATACAGGCGTATGTGACGCACAAACGCGTGAATTCAATGAGAAAGCTTCTTCACTTGGCGGAACGGTCTTGACCGTGTCGAACGACTTACCATTCGCACAGCGCCGTTGGTGTTCAGCATCTGGTCTAGATAACGTGGTCACACTCTCCGACCACCGCGACCTTTCATTCGCGAAAGCGTACGGAGTCTTAATTGAAGAAATGCGTCTTCTCGCACGTTCTGTGTTCGTCGTCGATTCAAATGGAACTGTGAAGTATGTTCAATACATGGATGAAATGACAGATGAAGTCGATTTTGAAGCGGCATTACAAGCGTTCGAACAAGCGAATTGA
- a CDS encoding class I SAM-dependent methyltransferase yields the protein MERFEQLYRDWKTEAKKLVNDLDVLPIEALVQVFDHVEIEKEKMDDVRKAISLLVLEETTQLPPNNQPTPDAVSLFIGYLATKLLKDEATILDLGSGTGTLSHAVLSQLKDATAQAVEVDELLLRLSYSISNLLGEPVSYFHQDALAPLLVEPSDLSIADLPIGYYPNDEVAAEYDMEREEGHSYSHFLMMEQAIRHTKPGGHGLFVIPNNLFEQDDEGKLKQWMDREAVVKGVIQLPTTMFKDERYAKSLLLLQKVGEGVTRPKQALFVELPSFTDVRAVANVVKQIDEWFKTTQK from the coding sequence ATGGAACGTTTTGAACAACTGTATCGTGATTGGAAAACAGAAGCGAAAAAGCTCGTCAACGACTTAGATGTATTACCGATTGAGGCGCTTGTACAAGTGTTTGACCACGTCGAAATTGAAAAAGAAAAAATGGATGATGTGCGCAAAGCCATCAGCTTGCTCGTGCTTGAAGAAACGACACAACTTCCGCCGAACAATCAACCGACACCAGATGCGGTCAGTTTGTTCATAGGCTACTTGGCAACAAAGCTACTTAAGGACGAGGCGACAATCCTTGATCTTGGTAGCGGAACGGGTACACTATCGCATGCCGTCCTTTCCCAGTTGAAAGATGCGACAGCGCAAGCAGTCGAAGTCGATGAATTGTTACTCCGCCTTTCCTATTCTATAAGTAACTTATTAGGGGAGCCGGTATCGTACTTCCATCAAGACGCCCTCGCTCCTCTATTAGTCGAGCCGAGCGATCTTTCGATTGCCGACTTACCGATCGGGTATTATCCGAACGATGAAGTCGCCGCCGAATATGATATGGAGCGAGAAGAAGGTCATTCGTACTCTCATTTTCTTATGATGGAACAAGCGATTCGTCATACGAAACCGGGTGGTCATGGATTGTTTGTCATTCCGAACAATTTGTTTGAACAGGATGATGAAGGGAAATTAAAACAATGGATGGACCGCGAGGCCGTCGTCAAAGGGGTCATCCAGCTCCCGACGACGATGTTTAAAGATGAACGTTATGCGAAAAGTTTGTTGCTCCTTCAAAAAGTAGGGGAAGGCGTCACGCGTCCGAAACAAGCACTATTTGTTGAACTTCCATCGTTCACAGATGTAAGAGCAGTTGCCAATGTGGTGAAACAGATTGACGAATGGTTCAAAACAACACAAAAATAA
- a CDS encoding acetate kinase, with the protein MTKIMAVNAGSSSLKFQLLEMPSEELLAVGLVERVGKEDAIFTIKYGEGQKFNVVTPLHTHKEAVELALEKLIELDIIQSFDEISGVGHRVLHGKELYADSVVIDEEVMKNIESFTELGPLHIPPNLTGIRAFQTILPNVSQVAVFDTAFHQSMPEENFLYSLPYEYYTEHGVRKYGFHGTSHKYVTQRAAELLGRPLEDLRLISCHLGSGASIAAVAGGRSIDTTMGFTPLEGITMGTRSGSLDPALIPFLMQKTGKSAEDVLNVMNKESGVYGLSGISSDLRDIEQAAAEGNHRAEVSLKIFSNRIHGYIGQYAAEMNGVDAIIFTAGVGENSDVIRERILRGLEFMGVYWDPSLNSGARGKELFINYPHSPVKVIIIPTNEELVIARDTVRIANLVEEHA; encoded by the coding sequence ATGACGAAAATTATGGCAGTCAATGCTGGTAGTTCATCGCTCAAGTTCCAGTTACTCGAGATGCCTTCTGAAGAGTTGCTCGCAGTCGGACTTGTTGAGCGTGTAGGGAAAGAAGATGCAATTTTTACAATCAAGTATGGTGAAGGACAGAAGTTCAACGTGGTCACGCCACTTCACACACATAAAGAAGCGGTTGAATTGGCGTTGGAGAAATTAATCGAACTCGATATCATCCAATCGTTCGACGAGATTTCTGGCGTAGGTCACCGTGTGTTACACGGAAAAGAGTTGTATGCTGATTCGGTCGTCATCGACGAAGAAGTGATGAAGAATATCGAGTCTTTCACAGAGCTCGGACCACTTCACATCCCGCCGAACTTGACTGGGATTCGTGCTTTCCAAACAATCTTGCCAAATGTTTCACAAGTTGCAGTGTTCGATACGGCATTCCACCAGTCGATGCCAGAAGAGAACTTCTTGTACAGTCTTCCGTATGAATACTACACAGAACACGGTGTTCGAAAGTATGGTTTCCACGGTACTAGCCACAAGTATGTCACACAACGTGCGGCAGAACTTCTCGGCCGTCCGCTCGAAGATTTACGTTTAATCTCATGTCACCTAGGTAGCGGTGCATCAATCGCAGCCGTCGCAGGTGGTCGTTCAATCGATACAACAATGGGCTTCACACCACTAGAAGGAATTACAATGGGAACTCGTTCAGGTTCATTGGACCCTGCGCTCATTCCCTTCTTGATGCAAAAAACAGGGAAGTCTGCTGAAGATGTGTTGAATGTCATGAATAAAGAGTCCGGTGTTTATGGTCTTTCTGGTATTTCAAGTGACTTGCGTGACATCGAGCAAGCTGCTGCAGAAGGTAACCATCGTGCAGAAGTTTCATTGAAAATCTTCTCGAACCGCATTCATGGTTATATCGGACAATATGCCGCTGAAATGAATGGTGTCGACGCCATTATCTTCACAGCAGGTGTCGGTGAGAACTCTGACGTCATCCGTGAGCGTATCCTTCGTGGTCTTGAATTTATGGGAGTGTACTGGGATCCTTCACTTAACAGCGGTGCACGTGGTAAAGAATTGTTCATCAACTATCCACACTCACCAGTTAAGGTCATCATCATCCCGACAAACGAAGAATTGGTTATCGCACGGGACACGGTTCGCATCGCGAACCTCGTCGAAGAACACGCATAA
- a CDS encoding 3D domain-containing protein, giving the protein MLKKIMTLLLLAIAVFAFALPTSPVEAATKKVYVATKSGSKLVYAEGKSNARVIGKIKASDRLQRTGSRGAWIRVNYNGKAGWIPTKNLRTVSAPKPIKPASVKTYTMKASAYTPYCRGCSGKTALGWNVRTQKRNVIAVDPRVIPLGTKVQVYVGSKLLGTYTAADTGGAIKGNKIDILMYSHSAAIQFGRKTVTVKVL; this is encoded by the coding sequence ATGTTGAAAAAAATCATGACGCTATTACTTCTCGCCATCGCCGTGTTTGCATTTGCCTTACCAACTTCACCAGTGGAAGCAGCTACAAAAAAAGTATATGTTGCAACGAAATCAGGATCGAAATTGGTATATGCAGAGGGGAAATCGAATGCACGAGTGATTGGGAAGATTAAGGCGAGTGATCGTCTTCAACGAACGGGCTCTCGAGGTGCTTGGATTCGCGTGAACTATAATGGGAAGGCCGGATGGATCCCGACAAAAAACTTACGTACGGTGAGTGCTCCAAAACCAATCAAACCAGCAAGCGTTAAAACATATACGATGAAAGCATCAGCATATACTCCGTATTGCAGGGGATGTTCTGGTAAAACGGCACTCGGTTGGAATGTCCGCACTCAAAAGCGTAACGTCATCGCAGTGGACCCTCGTGTCATTCCACTCGGTACTAAAGTTCAAGTATACGTGGGAAGCAAGTTGTTAGGCACATATACAGCGGCTGACACAGGCGGCGCGATTAAAGGGAATAAAATCGATATCTTAATGTACTCACACAGTGCTGCGATTCAATTTGGTCGCAAAACGGTTACCGTTAAGGTGCTATAA
- a CDS encoding universal stress protein: MAIVYKHILSAVDGSKEAERAFETAIDVAIRNEGKLYVGHVIDTRTFATVEAYDRTITERAETYARELLEDYVNRAKERGVKEVETVIEYGSPKVTISKKIAPNHDIDLIICGATGLNAVERFFIGSVSESIVRYAKCDVLIVRQ; the protein is encoded by the coding sequence ATGGCAATTGTATACAAACACATTTTATCTGCCGTTGACGGCTCTAAAGAGGCGGAACGCGCATTTGAGACAGCAATCGATGTCGCGATTCGTAACGAAGGAAAACTGTACGTCGGTCACGTCATTGATACACGAACGTTTGCGACTGTCGAAGCATACGATCGGACAATCACTGAACGCGCTGAGACATATGCCAGAGAATTGCTTGAAGACTATGTGAATCGAGCTAAAGAACGTGGTGTAAAAGAAGTTGAAACCGTAATAGAATATGGTTCCCCTAAAGTAACTATCTCTAAAAAGATTGCGCCTAACCATGATATTGACCTTATTATTTGTGGCGCGACCGGTTTGAACGCGGTCGAACGATTCTTTATCGGAAGCGTATCTGAGAGCATCGTCCGTTATGCGAAGTGTGACGTTCTCATCGTCCGCCAATAA
- a CDS encoding SDR family oxidoreductase: MKHVMITSGAKGIGRVVTERLIQDGWYVSILQRNPIDWEHEHIHIIEAGLTDREQLLSAYEEAVERFGEPDALILNAGPYIFERKPLVELTDEEWDEVLTGNLSASFWLMRRAIPSMRTNRFGRIISYGFPESGSAPGWIHRSAFAAAKTALVSLTKSVALEEAPFGITANMVNPGNIVGSQKEMRIEEAEVDEGTPVGRHGTGEDIARLISFLLQEESDMITGAVIDVTGGVNVVHQYRK; encoded by the coding sequence ATGAAACATGTGATGATTACATCTGGTGCGAAAGGAATCGGTCGCGTCGTGACAGAACGTCTTATACAAGATGGTTGGTACGTCAGCATCTTGCAACGAAACCCAATCGACTGGGAGCACGAACATATACATATTATCGAGGCGGGATTGACGGACCGCGAACAACTGCTCTCGGCCTATGAGGAAGCGGTCGAACGCTTTGGTGAACCGGACGCCTTGATTTTAAATGCAGGTCCATACATCTTTGAGCGCAAGCCGCTCGTTGAGTTGACGGATGAAGAGTGGGACGAAGTGCTCACCGGCAACCTATCTGCCTCATTTTGGTTGATGCGACGTGCGATTCCTTCAATGCGAACGAATCGGTTCGGACGCATCATCTCTTATGGTTTTCCGGAGAGTGGGTCGGCACCTGGTTGGATTCATCGTTCTGCGTTCGCTGCTGCAAAGACGGCGCTCGTCAGCTTGACGAAATCGGTCGCGTTAGAAGAGGCCCCGTTCGGAATTACGGCGAACATGGTCAACCCGGGAAATATCGTCGGGTCTCAAAAAGAGATGCGAATCGAGGAAGCTGAAGTGGATGAAGGAACGCCAGTAGGCCGGCACGGTACGGGAGAAGATATCGCCCGTCTGATTTCCTTCTTGTTACAAGAAGAATCGGATATGATCACTGGTGCCGTCATCGATGTGACAGGCGGGGTCAACGTCGTGCATCAGTATCGGAAGTGA
- a CDS encoding metallophosphoesterase family protein, giving the protein MKIGIVTDVHGNLEALQAVLHAMDAQRVDVVWSLGDMIAMGPDSNAVMERLLDRGAHMISGNHDEAVISLLAGHGHPDSYAHTRPHHEWVARHLDTNYVDVLESLPRTITTELAGQTAFGIHYHIPNEKWEATIVEEPFHDILEPTLENMQRLYGEYAGDVILFGHHHPVHLFEDDTKCYVNPGALGVARDELARFAILSEGETGIRLDLKAVPYDKRTFLEKMERHEVPQRDVMMRLFY; this is encoded by the coding sequence ATGAAGATTGGGATTGTGACGGATGTTCACGGAAATCTAGAAGCGTTACAGGCGGTGCTTCACGCAATGGATGCACAACGAGTTGACGTCGTTTGGTCACTTGGTGATATGATTGCGATGGGGCCGGACTCCAATGCGGTTATGGAGCGATTGCTGGATCGGGGAGCGCATATGATTTCTGGAAATCATGACGAAGCAGTCATCTCGCTTTTGGCTGGACACGGTCACCCAGACAGTTACGCCCATACGCGTCCTCATCATGAGTGGGTCGCGCGTCACCTTGATACGAACTATGTGGATGTATTGGAGTCGCTACCTCGAACGATCACTACCGAGTTAGCTGGGCAAACGGCATTCGGTATCCACTACCACATCCCTAATGAGAAGTGGGAAGCCACGATCGTCGAAGAACCATTTCACGATATTCTTGAACCAACACTTGAAAATATGCAACGACTATACGGTGAATACGCTGGAGATGTCATCTTATTCGGACATCACCATCCCGTTCATTTGTTTGAAGATGATACGAAATGCTATGTCAATCCCGGTGCGCTCGGTGTTGCGCGGGATGAACTTGCTCGCTTTGCTATATTGTCAGAGGGAGAGACCGGAATCCGACTTGATTTAAAAGCAGTCCCCTACGATAAACGTACATTTTTAGAAAAGATGGAACGCCATGAGGTTCCTCAACGAGATGTCATGATGCGCTTATTCTATTAA